In Drosophila yakuba strain Tai18E2 chromosome X, Prin_Dyak_Tai18E2_2.1, whole genome shotgun sequence, a single genomic region encodes these proteins:
- the LOC6525124 gene encoding uncharacterized protein LOC6525124, giving the protein MRPGKTKISHLVLQSIIVMGGSAPKKVILKAVSTTASTQVRKVIGPVNKALNELIRKSKIRKQEDNYYINTASTTRKTKYKRPLRVSSRELFEFYT; this is encoded by the exons ATGCGGCCTGGCAAAACGAAAATAAGCCATCTGGTGCTCCAGTCCATAATCGTCATGGGTGGCTCCGCACCCAAAAAGGTGATCCTGAAGGCGGTGAGCACCACTGCCAGCACCCAGGTGAGGAAAGTAATCGGCCCAGTTAACAAGGCCCTCAATGAGTTAATCAGGAAGAGTAAAATCCGCAAACAGGAGGATAACTACTACATTAATACGGCAAGCACTACAAGAAAGACAAAGTACAAGA gacCATTGAGAGTTTCGTCCAGGGAactatttgaattttataCCTAA
- the LOC6525121 gene encoding neprilysin-3 isoform X1 yields the protein MFAKMWLSDCRSMTRYKQTEFTEDDSSSIGGIQLNEATGHTGMQIRYHTARATWNWRSRNKTEKWLLITTFVMAITIFTLLIVLFTDGGSSDATKHVLHVQPHQKDCPSGNELPCLNKHCIFASSEILKSIDVTVDPCDDFYGYSCNQWIKNNPIPEGKSTWGTFGKLEQMNQLIIRNVLEKPAKSFKSDAERKAKIYYESCLDADEHMEKLGAKPMNDLLLQIGGWNVTKSGYNVTNWTMGNTLKILHNKYNFNCLFGWAIGEDDKNSSRHVIQIDQGGLTLPTADYYNNKTDNHRKVLNEYIEYMTKVCVLLGANESDARAQMIGVINFEKKLANITIPLEDRRNEEAMYHPMQLRQLSKLAPFLNWTDHFDNAMQMVGRRVTDDEVVVVYAPDFLKNLSDIILKMEQTEEGKITLNNYLVWQAVRTLTSCLSKPFRDAYKGVRKALMGSDGGEEIWRYCVSDTNNVVGFAVGAIFVRQAFHGESKPAAEQMIFEIREAFKKNLQNLTWVDKQTREKAIEKANEISDMIGFPDYILDPVELDKKYAELNITPNAYFENNIQVAIYNLKSNLKRLDQPVNKTNWGMTPQTVNAYYTPTKNQIVFPAGILQTPFFDINNPKSLNFGAMGVVMGHELTHAFDDQGREYDRFGNINRWWDSKSIERFNEKSECIARQYSGYKMNGRTLNGKQTLGENIADNGGLKAAYHAYQRTKSDRDVDVLKLPGLNLTHSQLFFVSFAQVWCSSTTDETNLLQMEKDPHSPSQFRVIGTLSNMKEFAEVFQCKPGKRMNPTEKCEVW from the exons ATGTTTGCCAAAATGTGGCTTTCCGACTGCCGTTCG ATGACGCGCTACAAGCAGACCGAATTCACGGAAGATGACTCCAGTTCCATTGGCGGCATTCAGCTAAACGAGGCGACCGGCCACACGGGCATGCAGATACGCTACCACACCGCCCGG GCTACATGGAATTGGCGCTCGAGAAACAAGACGGAGAAGTGGCTGCTCATCACCACCTTTGTGATGGCCATCACGATCTTCACGCTGCTGATTGTCCTTTTCACAGATGGCGGCAGCAGCGATGCGACCAAGCACGTCCTTCATGTCCAGCCGCACCAGAAAG ATTGTCCTTCGGGCAATGAGCTGCCTTGCTTGAACAAGCACTGCATCTTTGCGTCGAGCGAGATCCTTAAGTCCATCGATGTGACCGTGGATCCCTGCGATGACTTCTACGGATATTCCTG TAATCAGTGGATCAAGAACAATCCCATACCCGAGGGTAAATCCACGTGGGGCACCTTTGGCAAGCTGGAGCAAATGAATCAGTTGATAATCCGCAACGTACTGGAGAAGCCGGCAAAGAGCTTCAAGTCGGACGCGGAGCGTAAGGCCAAGATCTACTATGAATCCTGCCTGGATGCGGATGAGCACATGGAGAAGCTGGGGGCCAAGCCCATGAACGATTTGCTGTTGCAGATCGGAGGATGGAATGTGACCAAGAGCGGCTACAACGTGACCAATTGGACGATGGGAAACACGCTCAAGATTCTGCATAACAA ATACAACTTCAACTGCCTGTTTGGCTGGGCGATCGGGGAGGACGACAAGAACTCCTCGCGTCACGTCATCCAGATCGATCAAGGTGGACTGACGCTGCCCACCGCCGactactacaacaacaagACGGACAATCACCGCAAGGTGCTCAACGAGTACATTGAGTACATGACCAAGGTGTGCGTCCTGCTGGGGGCCAATGAATCGGATGCCCGCGCCCAGATGATCGGCGTCATTAACTTTGAGAAGAAGCTGGCCAACATTACCATTCCGCTGGAGGATCGCCGCAACGAGGAGGCCATGTATCATCCAATGCAGCTGCGACAGTTGTCCAAACTGGCGCCGTTCCTCAACTGGACGGATCACTTTGACAATGCCATGCAGATGGTGGGTCGACGGGTCACCGACGACGAGGTGGTGGTCGTCTACGCACCCGACTTCCTCAAGAACCTATCGGACATCATCCTCAAGATGGAACAGACCGAGGAGGGAAAAAT CACCTTGAACAATTATCTCGTCTGGCAGGCGGTACGCACGCTGACCAGTTGCTTGTCGAAACCATTCCGGGATGCCTATAAGGGCGTGAGGAAGGCCCTCATGGGTTCGGATGGCGGCGAGGAGATCTGGCGTTACTGCGTCTCGGACACGAACAATGTGGTTGGATTCGCCGTCGGCGCCATCTTTGTGCGTCAGGCTTTCCACGGCGAGTCGAAACCGGCGGCCGAGCAGATGATCTTCGAAATTCGCGAAGCCTTCAAGAAGAATTTGCAGAACCTGACCTGGGTGGACAAGCAGACGCGCGAGAAGGCCATCGAGAAGGCCAATGAGATCTCGGATATGATTGGATTTCCCGACTATATTCTGGATCCCGTGGAACTGGACAAGAAGTACGCGGAGTTGAACATCACGCCGAATGCGTACTTTGAGAACAACATCCAGGTGGCCATCTACAATCTGAAGAGCAACCTGAAGCGTCTCGACCAGCCGGTGAACAAAACCAACTGGGGCATGACCCCGCAGACGGTGAACGCCTACTACACGCCCACCAAGAACCAAATCGTCTTTCCCGCCGGCATCCTGCAGACGCCCTTCTTCGACATCAACAACCCCAAGAGCCTAAATTTCGGGGCCATGGGCGTGGTTATGGGCCACGAGCTAACACACGCCTTCGATGATCAGGGGCGTGAGTACGATAGGTTTGGCAACATCAATCGCTGGTGGGACTCCAAGAGCATTGAGCGGTTCAACGAAAAGTCCGAGTGCATCGCCCGGCAGTACAGTGGATACAAGATGAACGGACGCACCCTCAACGGCAAGCAGACGCTGG GCGAAAACATAGCCGACAATGGCGGTCTGAAGGCGGCCTACCACGCCTACCAGCGCACCAAGAGCGACCGGGATGTGGATGTCTTGAAGCTGCCGGGTCTGAATCTCACGCACTCGCAGCTCTTCTTTGTGTCCTTCGCCCAG GTCTGGTGCTCCAGCACAACGGATGAAACGAACCTGCTGCAGATGGAGAAGGATCCGCACTCGCCATCGCAGTTTCGTGTGATCGGCACATTGTCGAACATGAAGGAGTTCGCCGAGGTATTCCAGTGCAAGCCCGGCAAACGGATGAATCCCACCGAGAAGTGCGAGGTGTGGTAA
- the LOC6525123 gene encoding collagen alpha-2(I) chain isoform X2, protein MHPPGSLSGQDPQYSYGYAGIDSRGSYGGAGGNGAYYVSGTDEHGRPFSYGNQVGQPGQPGYMGVRPDPNYPGSYGYHNGGAIFASSMGVTVTIALGLALAGMRL, encoded by the coding sequence ATGCATCCGCCGGGAAGTCTGAGTGGCCAGGATCCGCAGTACAGCTACGGATATGCCGGCATCGATTCGCGTGGTTCCTACGGCGGAGCGGGCGGCAATGGAGCCTACTACGTGAGCGGCACTGACGAGCATGGTCGTCCCTTCTCCTACGGCAACCAGGTGGGTCAGCCGGGTCAGCCGGGCTACATGGGCGTACGGCCGGATCCCAACTACCCGGGATCCTATGGCTACCACAATGGTGGAGCAATCTTCGCCAGCTCGATGGGCGTCACCGTGACCATAGCACTTGGATTGGCCTTGGCGGGCATGAGACTTTGA
- the LOC6525121 gene encoding neprilysin-3 isoform X2 yields the protein MSAKMTRYKQTEFTEDDSSSIGGIQLNEATGHTGMQIRYHTARATWNWRSRNKTEKWLLITTFVMAITIFTLLIVLFTDGGSSDATKHVLHVQPHQKDCPSGNELPCLNKHCIFASSEILKSIDVTVDPCDDFYGYSCNQWIKNNPIPEGKSTWGTFGKLEQMNQLIIRNVLEKPAKSFKSDAERKAKIYYESCLDADEHMEKLGAKPMNDLLLQIGGWNVTKSGYNVTNWTMGNTLKILHNKYNFNCLFGWAIGEDDKNSSRHVIQIDQGGLTLPTADYYNNKTDNHRKVLNEYIEYMTKVCVLLGANESDARAQMIGVINFEKKLANITIPLEDRRNEEAMYHPMQLRQLSKLAPFLNWTDHFDNAMQMVGRRVTDDEVVVVYAPDFLKNLSDIILKMEQTEEGKITLNNYLVWQAVRTLTSCLSKPFRDAYKGVRKALMGSDGGEEIWRYCVSDTNNVVGFAVGAIFVRQAFHGESKPAAEQMIFEIREAFKKNLQNLTWVDKQTREKAIEKANEISDMIGFPDYILDPVELDKKYAELNITPNAYFENNIQVAIYNLKSNLKRLDQPVNKTNWGMTPQTVNAYYTPTKNQIVFPAGILQTPFFDINNPKSLNFGAMGVVMGHELTHAFDDQGREYDRFGNINRWWDSKSIERFNEKSECIARQYSGYKMNGRTLNGKQTLGENIADNGGLKAAYHAYQRTKSDRDVDVLKLPGLNLTHSQLFFVSFAQVWCSSTTDETNLLQMEKDPHSPSQFRVIGTLSNMKEFAEVFQCKPGKRMNPTEKCEVW from the exons ATGAGCGCAAAG ATGACGCGCTACAAGCAGACCGAATTCACGGAAGATGACTCCAGTTCCATTGGCGGCATTCAGCTAAACGAGGCGACCGGCCACACGGGCATGCAGATACGCTACCACACCGCCCGG GCTACATGGAATTGGCGCTCGAGAAACAAGACGGAGAAGTGGCTGCTCATCACCACCTTTGTGATGGCCATCACGATCTTCACGCTGCTGATTGTCCTTTTCACAGATGGCGGCAGCAGCGATGCGACCAAGCACGTCCTTCATGTCCAGCCGCACCAGAAAG ATTGTCCTTCGGGCAATGAGCTGCCTTGCTTGAACAAGCACTGCATCTTTGCGTCGAGCGAGATCCTTAAGTCCATCGATGTGACCGTGGATCCCTGCGATGACTTCTACGGATATTCCTG TAATCAGTGGATCAAGAACAATCCCATACCCGAGGGTAAATCCACGTGGGGCACCTTTGGCAAGCTGGAGCAAATGAATCAGTTGATAATCCGCAACGTACTGGAGAAGCCGGCAAAGAGCTTCAAGTCGGACGCGGAGCGTAAGGCCAAGATCTACTATGAATCCTGCCTGGATGCGGATGAGCACATGGAGAAGCTGGGGGCCAAGCCCATGAACGATTTGCTGTTGCAGATCGGAGGATGGAATGTGACCAAGAGCGGCTACAACGTGACCAATTGGACGATGGGAAACACGCTCAAGATTCTGCATAACAA ATACAACTTCAACTGCCTGTTTGGCTGGGCGATCGGGGAGGACGACAAGAACTCCTCGCGTCACGTCATCCAGATCGATCAAGGTGGACTGACGCTGCCCACCGCCGactactacaacaacaagACGGACAATCACCGCAAGGTGCTCAACGAGTACATTGAGTACATGACCAAGGTGTGCGTCCTGCTGGGGGCCAATGAATCGGATGCCCGCGCCCAGATGATCGGCGTCATTAACTTTGAGAAGAAGCTGGCCAACATTACCATTCCGCTGGAGGATCGCCGCAACGAGGAGGCCATGTATCATCCAATGCAGCTGCGACAGTTGTCCAAACTGGCGCCGTTCCTCAACTGGACGGATCACTTTGACAATGCCATGCAGATGGTGGGTCGACGGGTCACCGACGACGAGGTGGTGGTCGTCTACGCACCCGACTTCCTCAAGAACCTATCGGACATCATCCTCAAGATGGAACAGACCGAGGAGGGAAAAAT CACCTTGAACAATTATCTCGTCTGGCAGGCGGTACGCACGCTGACCAGTTGCTTGTCGAAACCATTCCGGGATGCCTATAAGGGCGTGAGGAAGGCCCTCATGGGTTCGGATGGCGGCGAGGAGATCTGGCGTTACTGCGTCTCGGACACGAACAATGTGGTTGGATTCGCCGTCGGCGCCATCTTTGTGCGTCAGGCTTTCCACGGCGAGTCGAAACCGGCGGCCGAGCAGATGATCTTCGAAATTCGCGAAGCCTTCAAGAAGAATTTGCAGAACCTGACCTGGGTGGACAAGCAGACGCGCGAGAAGGCCATCGAGAAGGCCAATGAGATCTCGGATATGATTGGATTTCCCGACTATATTCTGGATCCCGTGGAACTGGACAAGAAGTACGCGGAGTTGAACATCACGCCGAATGCGTACTTTGAGAACAACATCCAGGTGGCCATCTACAATCTGAAGAGCAACCTGAAGCGTCTCGACCAGCCGGTGAACAAAACCAACTGGGGCATGACCCCGCAGACGGTGAACGCCTACTACACGCCCACCAAGAACCAAATCGTCTTTCCCGCCGGCATCCTGCAGACGCCCTTCTTCGACATCAACAACCCCAAGAGCCTAAATTTCGGGGCCATGGGCGTGGTTATGGGCCACGAGCTAACACACGCCTTCGATGATCAGGGGCGTGAGTACGATAGGTTTGGCAACATCAATCGCTGGTGGGACTCCAAGAGCATTGAGCGGTTCAACGAAAAGTCCGAGTGCATCGCCCGGCAGTACAGTGGATACAAGATGAACGGACGCACCCTCAACGGCAAGCAGACGCTGG GCGAAAACATAGCCGACAATGGCGGTCTGAAGGCGGCCTACCACGCCTACCAGCGCACCAAGAGCGACCGGGATGTGGATGTCTTGAAGCTGCCGGGTCTGAATCTCACGCACTCGCAGCTCTTCTTTGTGTCCTTCGCCCAG GTCTGGTGCTCCAGCACAACGGATGAAACGAACCTGCTGCAGATGGAGAAGGATCCGCACTCGCCATCGCAGTTTCGTGTGATCGGCACATTGTCGAACATGAAGGAGTTCGCCGAGGTATTCCAGTGCAAGCCCGGCAAACGGATGAATCCCACCGAGAAGTGCGAGGTGTGGTAA
- the LOC6525123 gene encoding galectin-3 isoform X1, translating to MSNFNRILIVIVIALALVHFSAVDAQAGTVHWNNGNAGGVGVYSNAQSSGMHPPGSLSGQDPQYSYGYAGIDSRGSYGGAGGNGAYYVSGTDEHGRPFSYGNQVGQPGQPGYMGVRPDPNYPGSYGYHNGGAIFASSMGVTVTIALGLALAGMRL from the exons ATGTCGAATTTCAATCGCATTCTGATCGTCATTGTGATCGCGTTGGCACTTGTTCATTTTAGTGCTG TGGATGCCCAGGCCGGCACGGTGCACTGGAACAATGGGAATGCGGGCGGCGTGGGCGTCTACTCGAACGCCCAGTCCAGCGGGATGCATCCGCCGGGAAGTCTGAGTGGCCAGGATCCGCAGTACAGCTACGGATATGCCGGCATCGATTCGCGTGGTTCCTACGGCGGAGCGGGCGGCAATGGAGCCTACTACGTGAGCGGCACTGACGAGCATGGTCGTCCCTTCTCCTACGGCAACCAGGTGGGTCAGCCGGGTCAGCCGGGCTACATGGGCGTACGGCCGGATCCCAACTACCCGGGATCCTATGGCTACCACAATGGTGGAGCAATCTTCGCCAGCTCGATGGGCGTCACCGTGACCATAGCACTTGGATTGGCCTTGGCGGGCATGAGACTTTGA